The following coding sequences lie in one Polluticoccus soli genomic window:
- a CDS encoding YceI family protein has translation MQKTTWKLDPMHSEVLFKVKHLMITTVTGHFKTFDLNVETEGDDFTKASKISFTADIDSISTNNEQRDAHLKSADFFDAASHAQLTFEGKSLKQKGDDYVLEGDLTIRGTTQPVSLNVEYGGIVVDPYGQTKAGFTVNGKISRKEFGLTWSAVTEAGQVVVSDEIKIHAEIQLVKQA, from the coding sequence ATGCAAAAGACCACATGGAAGCTCGACCCGATGCACTCAGAAGTACTGTTTAAGGTAAAACACCTGATGATCACTACGGTTACAGGTCATTTTAAAACATTCGATCTGAACGTGGAAACAGAAGGCGATGATTTTACAAAAGCATCTAAAATATCATTCACTGCCGATATCGATTCTATAAGCACCAACAACGAACAGCGTGATGCGCACCTGAAGTCTGCCGACTTTTTTGATGCCGCCAGTCATGCGCAATTGACCTTTGAAGGAAAAAGCCTGAAGCAAAAAGGCGATGACTATGTGTTAGAAGGCGACCTCACGATCAGGGGAACAACCCAACCCGTGAGCCTGAACGTGGAATATGGAGGTATTGTTGTAGACCCTTACGGACAAACGAAGGCAGGCTTTACCGTCAATGGTAAAATAAGCCGTAAAGAATTTGGCTTGACCTGGAGCGCGGTAACAGAAGCCGGCCAGGTAGTAGTAAGCGACGAGATCAAGATACACGCTGAGATACAACTTGTAAAACAAGCATAA
- a CDS encoding GEVED domain-containing protein encodes MKAFYPFLNKLSLTCLLAGAAISAEAQYCTPTSTYGCSSSDYIQSFSTTNGITNITNNNSGCGGVLTYYSSMVHTASLGATVNFSITNCPSFTEYYQIWVDWNLDGDWADAGEQMYNNILSNNATVTGSFTVPMSATPGTSRLRIRCAYYPASTWDYCSNETFSEAEDYKFDIVSPCAGPTGLNVSSITSKTAVVSWSAVTPSVGYDYCVDQSATSPTATPIPTTSTSANVSGLTPSTNYYLHVRNKCSPTAPSAWAHYPFTTLPPCKPPLGFQTVNLTPTGTGLKWNAWPSATNYDYLVDQVRTDPTTTTGLKNVTNPADNIPNGLNENTWYYIHIRSNCVGGEVSNWGLDSFLTPIVCRPPVIGVSHISTDHAVAYWEPVLSALYYEYAITTSPTPPAVGTKYNYTSLQTSALYDGKDYYIHVRSHCSSVNINSTSDWGTASFKTFPVSVSNVNGNEAYIEAYPNPVQGTLNVNVYGLVNGNAAITITDISGKVLRHAQVNGAKTAIDMSNMASGVYLLKYTDDNRSETVRITKQ; translated from the coding sequence ATGAAGGCATTCTACCCTTTTCTAAACAAATTATCGCTTACCTGCCTGCTGGCGGGTGCAGCGATAAGTGCAGAGGCTCAATACTGCACACCAACCTCTACCTACGGTTGTAGCTCGAGCGATTACATACAATCGTTTTCTACAACCAACGGCATCACCAACATTACTAATAACAACAGCGGTTGCGGTGGTGTATTAACTTATTATTCGAGCATGGTGCATACCGCATCTCTTGGCGCAACAGTGAATTTTTCCATCACCAACTGTCCATCGTTTACCGAGTATTATCAAATATGGGTAGACTGGAACCTGGATGGTGATTGGGCAGACGCTGGCGAGCAGATGTATAATAACATCCTGTCTAACAACGCTACCGTGACCGGTAGTTTTACGGTGCCTATGTCGGCTACACCGGGCACTTCGCGCCTGCGTATTCGTTGCGCGTACTATCCTGCATCTACATGGGATTATTGCTCTAACGAAACCTTTAGCGAAGCTGAAGATTATAAGTTTGATATCGTTTCTCCTTGCGCAGGTCCAACAGGTCTTAACGTGAGTTCAATAACATCGAAAACTGCTGTAGTAAGCTGGAGTGCTGTTACACCTTCTGTAGGATACGACTACTGTGTTGACCAGTCGGCCACAAGCCCTACGGCTACACCTATTCCAACAACAAGTACGAGCGCCAATGTTTCCGGCCTTACGCCGTCTACAAACTACTACCTGCACGTACGCAACAAGTGCTCCCCTACTGCACCATCAGCATGGGCGCACTATCCGTTCACCACACTGCCTCCGTGCAAACCACCTTTGGGATTCCAAACAGTTAACCTCACGCCTACAGGCACTGGCCTTAAATGGAATGCATGGCCATCTGCTACTAACTATGATTACCTTGTAGACCAGGTAAGAACTGATCCTACTACCACTACAGGCCTGAAAAACGTAACCAATCCTGCAGACAATATTCCGAACGGTCTTAATGAGAACACATGGTACTACATACACATCAGGTCAAACTGCGTAGGTGGCGAAGTATCAAACTGGGGACTTGATTCGTTCCTTACACCTATTGTGTGTCGTCCTCCTGTTATCGGCGTAAGCCATATCAGCACCGATCATGCTGTTGCCTATTGGGAACCAGTATTATCAGCCCTGTACTACGAATATGCGATAACTACTTCTCCAACGCCACCGGCAGTAGGTACTAAGTATAACTACACCAGCTTACAAACATCGGCTCTGTACGATGGCAAAGACTATTATATTCACGTTCGCTCGCATTGCAGCAGTGTTAACATTAACAGCACTTCAGACTGGGGTACCGCTTCATTCAAAACCTTCCCTGTGTCTGTATCAAACGTCAACGGCAACGAAGCATACATCGAAGCTTATCCTAACCCTGTACAGGGAACACTGAATGTAAATGTGTATGGTCTTGTTAACGGTAATGCCGCCATTACCATCACAGACATCAGTGGCAAAGTGTTGCGTCATGCTCAAGTTAACGGTGCTAAAACAGCTATCGACATGAGCAACATGGCCTCGGGCGTATACCTGTTGAAATACACAGACGACAATCGATCAGAAACTGTAAGAATTACCAAACAGTAA
- a CDS encoding helix-turn-helix domain-containing protein: MPISKAQREYLVRLGERVKSLRLAKNFTLEQLAHAVDKDKQSVHRLEKGNINPSFLYLKDICKGLNIEMSELIDGL; encoded by the coding sequence ATGCCAATTAGTAAAGCTCAGAGGGAGTACCTGGTCCGGTTGGGAGAAAGAGTGAAGTCTCTCCGGCTGGCAAAGAACTTCACTCTTGAACAATTGGCACATGCCGTAGATAAGGATAAGCAATCGGTTCACCGGCTTGAAAAGGGAAACATCAACCCGTCATTTCTTTATCTCAAAGACATCTGTAAAGGCCTGAATATTGAAATGTCTGAGCTTATAGACGGTTTGTAA
- a CDS encoding DEAD/DEAH box helicase family protein, whose amino-acid sequence MNSNFSYIPSPFQTLVATLQEAEKFVYTAPTYAAVLCRKSLEEWVIWLYEHDETLEEPYDQSLSARIHAQSFKNLLGSTLFPQINLVRKMGNDAAHSNITIQPAQALHALNIMHGFTGWVVRLYADGPLVTVPQFDPSLVQKNAPAVAYKDKIKELEETLLQVQEINRKQQEELDRIQANKQKHGKLPPPPDPNEKVTRELYINLLLREAGWDPSGANVAEYPVTGMPTGDGKNNGPGYADYVLWGDDGKPLAVVEAKRTSKDATIGQHQAKLYADCLEKMHGQRPIIFFTNGFETSIWDDMHYPARKVHGFYKKPELELLIQRRTSRTSLQQATIDASIADRYYQIEAIRSVGKVLENNGREALLVMATGTGKTRTAAALVDVLSKCNWAKRILFLADRTALVRQAKNAFTNYLPNMPAVNLTEEKENTKVRVVFSTYQTMINLIDQEYDDNQRHFGVGHFDIIIFDEIHRSVYNRYQAIFQYFDGCRIGLTATPRSEGDRDTYHLFGLEPQNPTYAYELEQAVKDKFLVPPKSYPVALKFHREGIRYDELSPEEQRAYEEMFTDPITGEYPDEIDSTALNQWLFNADTVDHVLAHLMEHGIKVAGGDRLGKTIIFARNYKHAKFIEDRFNIQYPRYKGDFCKTIAHNEPYAYDILKAFTEKDKGPHIAVSVDMLDTGIDVPEVVNLVFYKPVRSRTKFWQMIGRGTRLCKDLFGPGLDKKDFVIFDFCENFEFFGKKPEGLETGQGKSITARLFGQRLKLIFHLQKKQEPEYTQYTDELISYLHGQVDQLDETSFLVRQHWRTVEQYRDKYKWNALNDLHIKELVDNIAGIVYEKDEDEAAKRFDNLCYTIQLQLLEKASISDNLIIEVQTLAANLSRRGAIPLVAAKMDLIKEVQSKGYWQNLSIFKIESTRRDLRTLMKFLEKNTGRILYSNFDDEIVSAAAESKDITYEVGLEAYKRKVRQYVLENANHLTIYKLRTAQPITAAEIQDLEKMLFEQGPAGSRTEFEKVYGKQPLGTFIRSILGMDINAAKMAFGKFINNPSLNAQQIRFVDMIIAYLTTNGTIDVGKLFEPPFTEINSSGLLGVFNPDEANELVRVIEELSAA is encoded by the coding sequence ATGAACTCCAACTTCTCCTATATACCATCTCCTTTCCAAACGCTTGTAGCCACACTGCAGGAGGCGGAGAAGTTTGTATATACGGCTCCAACCTATGCTGCGGTACTCTGCCGCAAGAGCCTGGAAGAATGGGTGATCTGGTTGTATGAACATGATGAGACCCTGGAGGAACCATACGATCAAAGCCTTAGTGCCCGCATACACGCACAATCATTCAAGAACTTATTGGGCAGCACTCTGTTCCCGCAGATAAACCTGGTGCGGAAAATGGGTAATGATGCCGCCCACTCTAATATCACCATACAACCCGCACAGGCCCTGCATGCTCTAAACATCATGCACGGGTTCACCGGCTGGGTGGTCCGGCTCTATGCAGATGGTCCTTTAGTAACAGTGCCTCAATTTGATCCTAGCCTGGTTCAAAAAAACGCACCTGCTGTAGCTTATAAGGATAAGATCAAGGAGCTGGAAGAAACGCTGCTACAGGTACAGGAGATAAACCGCAAGCAACAGGAAGAGCTGGACCGTATACAAGCCAATAAGCAAAAACACGGTAAGCTACCTCCACCACCAGATCCAAATGAAAAAGTTACCCGTGAGCTATACATCAACCTCTTACTGCGGGAAGCCGGTTGGGATCCTTCAGGAGCCAATGTAGCCGAGTATCCGGTTACAGGTATGCCCACAGGTGATGGTAAGAACAATGGCCCCGGTTATGCAGACTATGTGCTGTGGGGAGATGATGGCAAACCGTTGGCAGTGGTAGAAGCCAAACGTACCAGTAAAGATGCCACCATAGGCCAGCACCAGGCCAAACTGTATGCAGACTGTCTGGAAAAGATGCATGGTCAGAGGCCCATCATATTTTTCACCAATGGCTTTGAAACATCCATCTGGGATGATATGCATTACCCGGCACGTAAGGTGCATGGTTTCTACAAAAAGCCGGAGCTGGAACTGCTGATACAAAGAAGGACAAGCCGTACCTCTTTACAACAGGCAACAATAGATGCCTCTATAGCCGACAGGTATTATCAGATAGAAGCCATCAGAAGTGTAGGCAAGGTGCTGGAGAATAACGGCAGGGAAGCCCTGCTGGTTATGGCCACCGGTACAGGTAAAACCCGGACAGCTGCCGCACTGGTAGATGTACTGAGCAAATGCAACTGGGCTAAAAGAATACTCTTCCTGGCCGACCGTACAGCACTGGTAAGGCAAGCTAAAAATGCTTTTACCAATTACCTGCCCAACATGCCAGCAGTCAACCTCACGGAGGAAAAAGAAAATACTAAGGTCCGGGTCGTATTCAGTACCTATCAGACAATGATCAACCTGATAGACCAGGAGTACGACGACAACCAGAGACATTTCGGGGTAGGCCATTTTGATATCATCATCTTCGACGAGATACACCGGAGTGTATATAACAGGTACCAGGCCATCTTCCAGTATTTTGATGGCTGCCGTATTGGTCTGACTGCCACTCCCCGGAGTGAAGGAGACAGGGACACTTATCACCTGTTTGGTCTCGAACCTCAGAACCCTACTTATGCATACGAGCTGGAGCAGGCAGTAAAAGATAAATTCCTGGTACCGCCTAAGTCATACCCTGTAGCTCTTAAATTCCATAGAGAAGGCATCAGGTACGATGAACTAAGCCCGGAGGAACAAAGAGCCTATGAGGAAATGTTCACCGACCCGATTACAGGCGAATATCCGGACGAAATCGATAGTACAGCACTCAACCAGTGGCTGTTCAATGCCGATACCGTTGACCATGTACTGGCCCACCTGATGGAGCATGGTATAAAAGTAGCCGGAGGTGACAGGCTTGGTAAGACCATCATATTTGCCCGTAACTATAAACATGCGAAGTTTATTGAGGACCGTTTTAATATTCAATATCCCCGGTACAAAGGAGATTTCTGTAAGACCATAGCTCATAACGAGCCGTATGCTTACGATATACTAAAAGCCTTTACCGAGAAGGATAAGGGTCCCCATATAGCGGTGTCGGTTGACATGCTGGACACAGGTATAGATGTACCGGAAGTAGTGAACCTGGTGTTTTATAAGCCAGTCAGGTCAAGAACCAAATTCTGGCAGATGATAGGCCGTGGTACCCGCCTGTGTAAAGACCTGTTTGGTCCCGGACTAGACAAAAAGGATTTTGTAATCTTCGACTTCTGTGAAAACTTCGAGTTCTTTGGTAAGAAACCGGAAGGTCTGGAAACCGGCCAGGGCAAATCAATAACGGCCCGCCTGTTTGGGCAAAGACTGAAACTCATTTTCCACCTGCAGAAAAAGCAGGAACCTGAATATACTCAATACACAGATGAACTCATTAGCTACCTGCACGGTCAGGTAGACCAGCTGGATGAAACCAGTTTCCTGGTACGGCAGCACTGGCGTACAGTCGAGCAATACCGGGATAAGTATAAATGGAATGCTCTGAATGACCTTCATATAAAAGAACTGGTGGACAACATAGCCGGTATTGTTTACGAGAAAGATGAAGATGAAGCTGCCAAGCGGTTTGATAATCTCTGCTACACCATCCAGCTGCAGCTACTGGAGAAAGCATCCATTTCTGACAACCTTATTATTGAAGTTCAGACACTTGCAGCAAACCTGTCCCGCAGGGGAGCAATACCCTTGGTAGCTGCTAAGATGGACCTCATTAAAGAAGTTCAATCAAAAGGCTATTGGCAGAACCTGAGCATCTTTAAGATAGAATCTACCCGCCGTGACCTCAGGACATTGATGAAATTCCTAGAGAAGAATACTGGCAGGATTCTGTATAGCAATTTTGATGATGAAATTGTATCAGCAGCAGCGGAAAGCAAGGACATCACTTACGAAGTAGGCCTGGAGGCTTACAAACGGAAAGTCCGTCAATATGTTTTGGAGAATGCAAACCACCTGACGATATATAAACTGAGGACTGCCCAACCGATCACAGCAGCAGAGATCCAGGATTTGGAAAAGATGCTCTTTGAGCAAGGGCCGGCCGGTAGCAGAACTGAATTTGAAAAAGTGTACGGCAAACAACCCCTCGGTACATTTATCAGATCCATACTCGGCATGGATATCAATGCCGCGAAGATGGCCTTTGGTAAGTTCATTAACAATCCTTCCCTCAATGCCCAGCAGATCCGGTTTGTGGATATGATAATAGCCTATCTAACCACCAATGGCACCATAGATGTGGGCAAGTTATTCGAACCACCATTTACAGAAATCAACAGCAGTGGTTTACTTGGGGTGTTCAACCCCGACGAGGCTAATGAGCTTGTCAGGGTTATTGAAGAATTGTCAGCTGCATAA
- a CDS encoding AAA family ATPase: MLLETAKRRRAKIRMSLQGPSGSGKTHSSLLLAFGLCGDWNKIAVVDTEHHSAELYSDLGPYKVLNLAAPFTPERYMDAITICEQGGMEVVILDSITHEWEYLLDYHSSLPGNSFTNWNKITPRHNALVQRILHSSSHVIATVRTKQDYVLTEKNGKQVPEKVGLKSVQRDGLEYEFTLVFDLDIKNNATASKDRTGLFHGKPEQKITIDTGREILNWCKSGDPITADDITRRIGDTKSIEELLTIFYQYPDFQASLKPEFEQQKRRLIINDEAHRELGTGNIPMNGTGH; this comes from the coding sequence ATGTTATTAGAAACTGCTAAAAGACGGCGGGCTAAGATCCGTATGTCTTTACAAGGCCCGTCAGGAAGTGGAAAAACTCATTCATCCTTACTGCTAGCATTCGGCCTGTGTGGAGACTGGAACAAAATAGCCGTTGTAGACACAGAACACCACTCAGCTGAGTTGTACTCTGACCTAGGACCGTATAAAGTGCTTAACCTGGCTGCTCCATTTACTCCTGAACGTTACATGGACGCCATCACCATTTGTGAGCAGGGTGGTATGGAGGTCGTAATACTCGACTCTATAACACACGAGTGGGAATACCTATTAGACTATCACTCCTCCCTGCCCGGCAACAGCTTTACTAACTGGAACAAGATTACACCCCGGCATAATGCCCTGGTACAAAGAATTCTGCATTCATCCAGCCATGTCATAGCTACCGTCCGTACCAAGCAAGATTATGTGCTGACTGAAAAAAATGGCAAACAGGTTCCGGAAAAAGTTGGACTAAAATCTGTACAGAGAGACGGCCTGGAGTATGAATTCACCCTTGTATTTGACCTGGATATTAAGAACAATGCCACTGCCAGTAAGGACAGAACCGGGTTATTCCATGGCAAGCCGGAGCAGAAGATTACCATTGATACAGGCAGAGAGATCCTTAACTGGTGCAAGAGTGGAGATCCCATAACTGCAGATGACATCACCCGCAGAATTGGTGACACAAAATCTATTGAGGAACTACTGACCATCTTCTACCAGTACCCGGATTTTCAGGCATCACTAAAGCCGGAATTTGAGCAGCAGAAAAGAAGACTGATAATAAATGATGAGGCTCATAGGGAACTCGGCACCGGTAATATTCCAATGAACGGTACTGGCCATTAA
- a CDS encoding cryptochrome/photolyase family protein, which translates to MSAEISIFWFRRDLRLHDNAGLYYALKASRPVLPVFIFDTNILEDLKDRQDKRIQFIYDVLAKMQAQLEKKGSTLRVLHGTPKECFAKLLKEYKVTAVYTNNDYEPYATKRDSEIAKLLDKEGITFHSYKDQVIFEKGEVVKDNGEPYTVFTPYGKKWLQKLDEFYLKSYPTAKYYKHFIKHAPKRMPSLKALGFEKTEYFAVPPKLNEAIAIDYEKTRDIPSLEGTTRLSVHLRFGTVSIRELVRDSWQLNKTLLNELIWREFYQMILWHFPNVVTESFKKEYDNIKWRNNYDEFEKWCNGQTGYPIVDAGMRELNETGFMHNRVRMITASFLAKHLLIDWRWGEAYFGEKLLDYDLAANNGNWQWAAGCGCDAAPYFRIFNPQLQTEKFDPERKYILHWVPELGTEDYPQPIVDHKTARERCLQVYKRALSR; encoded by the coding sequence ATGTCTGCTGAGATTTCCATTTTCTGGTTTCGCCGCGATCTGAGGCTGCATGATAATGCAGGACTATACTATGCACTTAAAGCCAGCAGACCAGTATTGCCAGTTTTCATTTTCGATACTAATATTCTCGAGGATCTTAAGGATAGACAGGACAAGCGTATCCAGTTTATATACGATGTGCTGGCGAAAATGCAGGCACAGCTGGAAAAGAAGGGTAGCACGCTGCGTGTATTACATGGAACGCCGAAAGAGTGTTTTGCGAAACTGTTGAAGGAATATAAAGTAACGGCAGTTTACACCAACAACGACTACGAACCATATGCTACTAAGCGTGACAGCGAAATAGCGAAGCTTTTGGATAAAGAAGGTATAACATTTCACAGCTATAAAGACCAGGTGATATTTGAGAAGGGAGAAGTAGTAAAAGATAATGGCGAGCCATACACCGTGTTTACCCCTTACGGCAAAAAATGGTTGCAAAAGCTGGACGAGTTTTACCTCAAGTCGTATCCTACAGCCAAATACTATAAACACTTTATTAAGCATGCTCCGAAGCGAATGCCAAGTCTGAAAGCTTTGGGTTTTGAGAAAACAGAATACTTTGCTGTACCGCCAAAGCTGAATGAAGCGATTGCCATAGACTATGAAAAGACGCGCGATATTCCGTCATTAGAAGGTACTACCCGTTTAAGTGTCCATCTTCGTTTTGGTACGGTTAGTATAAGAGAGCTGGTAAGAGATTCGTGGCAGCTGAATAAAACGTTGCTGAATGAATTGATCTGGCGTGAGTTCTACCAGATGATATTGTGGCATTTCCCTAATGTGGTGACCGAGTCTTTCAAGAAGGAGTATGACAACATTAAATGGCGTAACAACTACGACGAATTTGAAAAATGGTGCAACGGCCAAACCGGCTACCCAATAGTGGATGCAGGTATGCGGGAGCTGAATGAAACTGGATTCATGCACAACCGAGTGAGAATGATAACAGCAAGTTTTTTAGCGAAACATCTGCTGATAGACTGGCGTTGGGGTGAAGCATATTTTGGTGAGAAGTTGCTGGATTATGATTTAGCTGCTAATAATGGCAACTGGCAATGGGCGGCAGGCTGCGGCTGCGATGCTGCTCCTTATTTCAGGATATTCAATCCGCAACTGCAGACAGAAAAATTTGATCCGGAAAGAAAGTACATTTTGCATTGGGTGCCTGAGTTGGGAACCGAAGACTATCCTCAACCAATAGTAGATCATAAAACAGCGCGTGAACGTTGTCTGCAGGTATATAAACGCGCACTAAGCAGATAA
- a CDS encoding MBL fold metallo-hydrolase, which produces MKISFHGAARTVTGSKHLLHLDNGKKVLLDCGMFQGLGKETIKLNSEWGFEPTEIDYVIISHAHVDHTGLLPKLVKDGYQGPIYCTPATASLAKLLLIDSAHIQEADVRFLNKDREREGRPLVEPLYTEADATNVFPLFETIPYNERFKIENGLELLYTDCGHILGSAAVNLRITYKGKETKLTFSGDIGRYRDMILKSPDVFPQADYIIMESTYGDKLHDLMTTSVDKLHDEIVRTCIEQKGKLIVPAFSLGRTQEILYLLNRLELENRLPKLNYYVDSPLSVKVTNAVKQYPDLFNRPTQKLLLKDQDVFAFTGLKYIEEVEDSMNLNTSTEPCVIISASGMAEAGRVKHHIAHNVSDARNTIMLTGYCEPASLGAKLKLQPSEVRIFGRMIPVKASITEITSLSAHGDYEDMSQWLGCQNPREVSKIFLVHGEYDVQMNFQNRLIKKGFRDVEIPSLHQMIGLGE; this is translated from the coding sequence ATGAAGATATCTTTTCATGGTGCTGCACGCACGGTAACAGGTTCTAAGCATTTGCTGCATTTAGATAACGGCAAAAAAGTATTGCTCGATTGTGGTATGTTTCAGGGGTTGGGCAAAGAAACTATAAAATTAAACTCAGAGTGGGGCTTCGAACCAACTGAGATCGATTATGTGATCATTTCGCATGCGCACGTAGACCATACAGGCTTGTTGCCCAAGCTGGTGAAGGATGGCTACCAGGGACCAATATATTGTACTCCTGCTACTGCCAGCCTTGCCAAGCTATTGCTGATCGACTCCGCGCATATACAGGAAGCAGACGTGAGATTTTTGAACAAAGACCGTGAAAGAGAAGGCAGACCTCTTGTTGAGCCTCTATATACCGAAGCTGATGCAACAAATGTTTTTCCATTGTTTGAAACTATTCCCTACAATGAGCGCTTCAAGATCGAGAATGGTTTAGAGCTACTGTATACTGATTGCGGTCATATTCTGGGGAGTGCAGCTGTGAACTTGCGTATCACGTACAAAGGCAAAGAAACAAAATTGACCTTCAGCGGTGATATTGGGCGGTACCGCGATATGATTTTAAAGTCGCCTGACGTTTTTCCGCAAGCCGATTATATCATCATGGAGTCGACCTATGGCGACAAGTTGCACGATCTCATGACCACATCTGTCGACAAGCTGCACGACGAGATAGTGCGTACTTGTATAGAGCAAAAAGGGAAGCTAATAGTGCCCGCCTTCAGCCTGGGCCGCACCCAGGAGATATTGTATTTGCTCAACAGGCTGGAATTAGAGAACCGCTTACCAAAACTTAATTATTATGTAGATAGTCCTCTTTCTGTAAAGGTTACCAATGCAGTGAAGCAGTATCCCGACCTTTTCAACCGGCCTACACAAAAGTTGCTATTGAAAGATCAGGATGTATTTGCGTTTACCGGCTTAAAATATATTGAGGAAGTTGAAGACTCGATGAACCTCAATACCAGTACTGAGCCTTGTGTGATCATATCAGCGTCAGGCATGGCCGAAGCAGGCAGGGTTAAGCATCATATTGCGCACAACGTGAGCGATGCACGGAATACGATCATGCTGACCGGCTATTGCGAACCCGCTTCGTTAGGAGCCAAGCTGAAACTGCAACCTTCCGAGGTGAGGATATTTGGCAGGATGATACCTGTTAAAGCTTCGATCACCGAAATAACAAGCCTAAGTGCGCACGGGGATTATGAGGACATGTCGCAGTGGCTGGGTTGCCAGAATCCACGCGAGGTAAGCAAGATATTCCTAGTGCACGGCGAGTACGATGTACAAATGAATTTCCAAAACCGGTTGATCAAAAAAGGTTTCAGGGATGTGGAGATACCCTCGTTGCACCAGATGATCGGCTTAGGAGAGTAA
- a CDS encoding JAB domain-containing protein — MEQLYKLAEIKVRYNRSTRKEIEPLIKGSDDAITVLRKFYSSDTIELQEQFIVLYLNRANQVIGVYKMSTGGITGTIADIRIMLGVALQTAASSIIMSHNHPSGNLIPSGADKELTKKMSEACRYMDIKLLDHLILSAEGYHSMAEDGLTS; from the coding sequence ATGGAGCAACTATATAAGCTAGCTGAAATTAAGGTCCGGTATAACCGGTCCACACGTAAGGAGATTGAGCCTCTGATAAAGGGATCAGATGATGCCATCACTGTACTGAGGAAATTCTACAGCTCCGACACTATTGAGCTGCAGGAGCAATTCATTGTTCTATACCTAAACCGGGCAAACCAGGTTATAGGGGTATATAAGATGTCTACAGGAGGAATAACCGGTACTATTGCTGACATCAGGATCATGCTGGGAGTAGCCCTGCAAACGGCTGCCTCGTCCATTATTATGAGTCATAATCACCCAAGCGGAAATCTTATTCCCTCCGGTGCAGATAAGGAGCTAACTAAGAAAATGTCCGAAGCCTGCCGGTACATGGATATTAAGCTACTGGACCATCTGATCCTATCGGCGGAAGGTTACCACAGTATGGCCGAGGACGGATTGACTTCATGA